The Paenibacillus uliginis N3/975 genome has a window encoding:
- a CDS encoding inositol monophosphatase family protein, translating into MKEDAQEWAIFAEKMVRLAGEKIIELRNESRVEITMKNAGELVTSADLASDHIIRDAIVSTYPEHGILSEETTEGVLAKDRFKGPLWIIDPLDGTVNYSRNLPHFAISAAIAVDGVVWAGAVHAPDLGVTYVGVRGGGAFCNGEQLQVQPVNTLSESVVGTGFPHDKSKVHLALERVNLLATHCRDIRRLAAPAIDICYVASGRLDAHTESLAPWDVAAAGLIAREAGAITGHIGEVSAEIPVELYGEGVVIASPGIVEELLSLLRNDL; encoded by the coding sequence ATGAAAGAGGATGCACAAGAGTGGGCGATATTCGCCGAGAAAATGGTCCGCTTAGCTGGAGAAAAAATCATTGAATTACGAAATGAATCTCGTGTCGAGATAACTATGAAAAACGCAGGAGAGCTAGTAACCTCAGCAGACTTAGCCTCTGATCATATAATTCGTGACGCTATTGTTAGTACTTACCCTGAACATGGTATTCTTTCGGAAGAAACGACGGAAGGGGTTTTGGCTAAAGATAGGTTTAAAGGTCCACTTTGGATCATTGATCCTTTGGACGGTACCGTAAACTACTCTCGTAATCTCCCTCATTTTGCTATCTCTGCTGCGATTGCAGTAGATGGTGTTGTTTGGGCAGGAGCTGTACATGCGCCAGATCTGGGTGTAACCTATGTCGGGGTTCGAGGTGGTGGCGCTTTTTGCAACGGTGAGCAGCTTCAAGTTCAACCTGTGAATACACTATCGGAATCCGTTGTCGGCACTGGCTTCCCTCATGATAAAAGCAAAGTTCATCTGGCGCTTGAAAGAGTCAATCTCTTAGCTACTCATTGCAGAGATATTCGTCGATTGGCCGCACCGGCAATTGATATTTGTTATGTAGCATCCGGCCGTCTAGACGCACATACAGAAAGTTTAGCTCCATGGGATGTTGCAGCAGCAGGTCTTATCGCTCGTGAAGCAGGGGCAATAACGGGTCATATCGGAGAAGTCTCTGCCGAAATTCCCGTTGAATTGTACGGAGAAGGAGTCGTGATTGCCAGTCCTGGGATTGTTGAAGAACTTCTTTCGTTGTTACGTAACGATTTATAA
- a CDS encoding CPBP family intramembrane glutamic endopeptidase has protein sequence MLIALGLSLFLTFSYKIVEIFIRIFRSKSLVRFSLYFWAVGTMILVPFSKGNYIFSSPDNIIKVMPVFLILIIANCVLARFSGYNPIGKFNIINFVITYPVIEEFIFRGLILSYLNQYLSSEVLIQVMYMPVTLSVVITALLFAITHLQYYSLSRQSIRYMIFAFMGGIFFGAITDLTHSILLSCLLHIEFNLLAVYFAKKT, from the coding sequence ATGCTCATAGCCTTGGGATTATCATTATTTTTGACTTTTTCATACAAGATTGTTGAAATCTTTATCAGAATTTTTCGGTCTAAGAGCCTAGTAAGATTCAGTCTATATTTTTGGGCTGTTGGCACAATGATTTTGGTGCCTTTTTCTAAGGGGAACTATATTTTCAGTTCGCCAGATAACATAATAAAGGTTATGCCAGTTTTCTTAATACTTATTATTGCAAATTGTGTATTAGCTCGATTTTCGGGATATAATCCAATTGGAAAATTCAACATAATCAATTTTGTAATTACATATCCGGTTATTGAAGAATTTATCTTTAGAGGATTAATCCTTTCCTACTTAAATCAATACCTTAGTTCAGAAGTGTTAATCCAAGTAATGTATATGCCGGTGACTTTATCTGTGGTCATTACTGCGTTGCTATTTGCGATAACTCATCTGCAATATTATAGCTTATCTCGACAAAGTATAAGATATATGATTTTTGCCTTTATGGGAGGAATCTTTTTTGGGGCCATTACAGATTTGACACATTCGATTTTGTTATCGTGTTTGTTGCATATTGAATTTAATTTATTGGCAGTATACTTCGCAAAAAAAACTTAG
- a CDS encoding helix-turn-helix transcriptional regulator translates to MKNMKLKIARVEKDLSQEDLAHLVGVSRQTIGLIELGKYNPSLSLCVAICKALSRTLDDLFWEED, encoded by the coding sequence ATGAAAAATATGAAATTGAAGATAGCCCGGGTGGAGAAAGACCTTTCCCAGGAAGACTTGGCACATCTTGTTGGCGTCTCAAGGCAGACGATTGGATTAATTGAATTAGGCAAGTACAATCCGTCACTGAGTTTATGTGTTGCTATATGTAAGGCGCTGTCCAGGACGTTAGACGATTTGTTTTGGGAAGAGGATTAA
- a CDS encoding RNA polymerase sigma factor, translated as MTERELFDSYNKEVYRTCYYMLRNAQDAEDLCHDVFVTVFRQKWRSVEHIRAWIMRITMNHCLNLLKKKQTKREKQNQVQWLHEQTTASVKSVDTIVLEKEAAAEWEKLLNQLPDKLMAVITLRYVGELSMAEIAETLEIPVGTVKSRLHKALKIMRKKLKQNQSFWLKGEKQYGTY; from the coding sequence TTGACGGAACGCGAGTTATTCGATTCTTATAACAAGGAAGTGTACCGCACGTGCTATTACATGCTGCGGAACGCACAAGATGCGGAAGATCTCTGTCATGACGTATTCGTCACCGTATTTCGTCAGAAATGGAGAAGTGTTGAGCATATACGCGCTTGGATCATGCGCATCACGATGAATCATTGCTTAAACTTACTTAAAAAGAAACAGACCAAACGGGAAAAGCAGAACCAGGTTCAGTGGCTTCATGAGCAGACCACGGCGTCGGTCAAGTCTGTAGACACCATCGTATTAGAGAAAGAGGCAGCAGCCGAATGGGAGAAACTGCTGAATCAGCTTCCGGACAAGCTGATGGCTGTGATTACGCTTCGGTACGTCGGCGAGTTGTCGATGGCGGAAATCGCCGAGACACTGGAAATACCCGTAGGTACAGTGAAATCAAGGCTTCACAAAGCATTGAAGATCATGCGCAAAAAGCTCAAACAAAATCAAAGCTTTTGGTTGAAGGGAGAGAAACAATATGGAACGTATTGA
- a CDS encoding GNAT family N-acetyltransferase: MKIELEELREIDGQDIFEMIQEIGLGENGFTTNFPENDFEEFKRSLPQLVQYSKGIDLPKGHVPQTIYWMYVDGKPVAYGKLRHQLNEKLLMYGGHVGYIVRPTERGKGYGKLFLSEMIKRAKELGIDKLLVTCDEINLRSRKVAERNNGKLDSIIDGICRYWIKL; the protein is encoded by the coding sequence ATGAAGATTGAATTGGAAGAACTGAGAGAAATTGATGGTCAAGATATCTTCGAGATGATACAAGAGATAGGGCTGGGGGAGAATGGTTTTACAACAAATTTTCCCGAGAATGATTTTGAAGAATTCAAGAGAAGTTTACCTCAATTGGTTCAGTATTCAAAGGGAATAGACCTCCCTAAAGGTCACGTACCACAAACAATTTATTGGATGTATGTTGATGGAAAACCTGTTGCATACGGGAAGTTAAGGCACCAATTAAATGAGAAGTTATTAATGTACGGAGGCCATGTTGGATATATTGTTAGGCCAACTGAGAGGGGTAAAGGATATGGAAAGCTTTTTTTAAGTGAAATGATAAAGAGAGCAAAAGAATTAGGAATTGATAAATTATTAGTCACTTGTGATGAAATCAATTTGCGCTCCAGGAAAGTAGCAGAAAGAAATAATGGAAAACTTGATTCCATAATCGACGGAATCTGTCGTTACTGGATAAAGTTATAA
- a CDS encoding YcxB family protein: protein MKVVADLTKEDFWKFNKYVMFNLPKYKISMIISLLSIPISCIVISKLLGSSWVYAIVAGVIIGGLADVLFLYRIKGRTMKLVKAHDGILGEHLIEINGAGLFDSTARSQSKCFWDGIHELRQDKENIYIFVNNLQATIVPRRSFADQAEEAEFIQNVQQYANKQFI from the coding sequence ATGAAAGTTGTTGCAGACCTGACCAAAGAGGATTTTTGGAAGTTTAATAAATACGTCATGTTCAATTTACCAAAGTATAAAATATCCATGATCATCAGTTTGCTGAGCATCCCGATTTCTTGTATTGTGATTTCGAAGCTGCTTGGTTCCAGCTGGGTCTACGCTATTGTTGCCGGTGTGATCATTGGAGGATTAGCGGATGTGTTATTTCTGTACAGAATCAAGGGCAGAACGATGAAATTAGTGAAGGCCCACGATGGAATTTTAGGCGAACATCTGATTGAGATCAATGGTGCGGGGCTGTTTGATTCTACGGCTCGAAGTCAGTCAAAATGCTTTTGGGACGGAATTCATGAGTTGAGACAGGATAAGGAGAATATTTATATTTTTGTAAACAATCTTCAGGCCACGATCGTCCCTAGAAGATCTTTCGCTGATCAGGCAGAGGAAGCGGAGTTTATACAGAATGTGCAGCAGTATGCCAACAAGCAATTCATATGA
- a CDS encoding erythromycin esterase family protein — MLKNKTKKHMLTAFILTASVIGSTVFTGNSAYAAAEAVQGKVTEVRTSNEAIAEWESWTKDHAYKLESIQPADSKGGAGQFKDLDMLKPLLHDKRIVFLGESSHGVREFNLAKTRLIQFLHQEMGYNVLAFESGLGNASLAYGKSGTQSAEQTMKDSIFGVWWAQETMPLFEYIKTTQKSEQPLALTGFDMQLQFPLLDGDWLKDDKLAQRLQEAEEKLSEYSAGTDLKAYQKEKAQLIQVYKDVLKATGSESSQALLKELYPTNDKLPVLLERSLNDRISVAKEYVEISIKSNIGMGEGEYTWFLKSMELRDKAMLDNLMWLATDVYPTEKFIVWAHNDHIRKAQSEVMGSPYPVKLMGEMLPDDMKKYSYVLGLYPASGETADNMGNPHDVLPLASGSVESILSASGSPYTFIDLRYRTNERGNSWMFEPRYTYSWGMIPESLVARDQYDGILLIDDVKPPLYMRSTSSKSVE, encoded by the coding sequence ATGTTAAAAAACAAGACAAAAAAACATATGTTAACCGCATTTATACTAACGGCTTCGGTTATTGGAAGTACGGTGTTCACAGGCAACAGCGCATATGCTGCTGCAGAAGCCGTTCAAGGCAAGGTCACGGAAGTCCGTACATCTAATGAAGCCATTGCCGAATGGGAGTCTTGGACCAAGGATCATGCGTACAAGCTGGAGTCCATCCAGCCGGCTGACAGCAAGGGAGGAGCAGGACAGTTCAAGGACTTGGACATGCTAAAGCCTTTGCTGCATGATAAGCGAATAGTTTTTCTCGGGGAAAGCTCCCATGGTGTGAGGGAATTCAATTTGGCGAAGACACGTCTAATCCAGTTCCTGCACCAGGAGATGGGATACAATGTGCTTGCTTTTGAAAGTGGTCTGGGCAATGCTTCACTAGCTTATGGTAAATCGGGCACCCAGAGCGCTGAACAGACGATGAAGGATTCCATCTTTGGTGTATGGTGGGCGCAAGAGACAATGCCGTTATTCGAATACATAAAAACAACCCAAAAATCAGAACAGCCGCTGGCGCTTACCGGCTTTGATATGCAATTGCAATTTCCCCTTCTGGACGGGGATTGGCTGAAAGACGATAAATTGGCCCAGCGCCTGCAAGAGGCAGAGGAGAAGCTATCCGAATATTCCGCCGGAACGGATCTTAAAGCTTACCAGAAAGAGAAGGCCCAGTTGATCCAAGTATACAAGGATGTTCTGAAAGCTACGGGATCGGAATCGAGCCAAGCCCTCCTGAAAGAGCTGTACCCTACCAATGATAAGCTGCCAGTTCTTCTGGAGAGAAGTCTAAATGATCGGATATCCGTTGCCAAGGAATACGTGGAAATATCCATTAAATCGAATATTGGTATGGGAGAGGGTGAATACACCTGGTTCCTTAAGTCAATGGAATTGCGAGATAAGGCGATGCTGGATAATCTGATGTGGCTTGCAACCGACGTCTATCCGACAGAGAAATTTATCGTATGGGCTCACAATGATCATATCCGTAAAGCGCAAAGTGAAGTGATGGGTTCACCATATCCTGTTAAGTTAATGGGCGAAATGCTTCCTGATGATATGAAAAAATACAGCTACGTGCTTGGATTGTACCCTGCAAGCGGCGAAACCGCAGACAACATGGGTAATCCGCATGACGTTCTCCCACTGGCGTCCGGATCGGTTGAGTCGATCCTGTCTGCAAGCGGCTCACCTTACACCTTCATTGATTTGCGTTACCGTACTAATGAGCGGGGAAATTCATGGATGTTCGAACCGCGTTACACCTACAGCTGGGGCATGATTCCAGAAAGTCTGGTTGCCCGTGACCAATATGACGGTATTCTGCTTATTGATGACGTGAAACCTCCGTTGTATATGAGATCGACTTCTTCAAAGTCTGTGGAATAG
- a CDS encoding alpha/beta fold hydrolase: protein MKRTTEVYKNDELSIEYSIVNKGGSPILVMHGGHSNCNEEFGYTELEQQGYSILTPSRPGYGKTSPNNGLNLSTACNSYIELLNHLKLDKVHVIGISAGGPSAIYFTSKYQERVKSLTLQSAVSKEWLTPKDKEYKAAQMLFHPSLEKYTWKLLSSMINIFPKFIFKQMAPSFSKLSYAELKSHISDEDINKFKEMIERQRSGQGFFIDLSQTGNITLSDLQSIKCPTLILHSQNDRAVSIEHAYNAHNNISNSKLCILNTWGHLIWLGQGVEEMNIELFAFLHTNN, encoded by the coding sequence ATGAAAAGAACGACTGAAGTATATAAAAACGATGAATTGTCAATTGAATACTCAATTGTTAATAAAGGTGGAAGTCCCATTCTCGTAATGCACGGAGGGCATTCAAATTGTAATGAAGAATTTGGATATACGGAGTTAGAACAACAAGGATATTCGATACTTACACCTTCTAGACCAGGGTACGGGAAAACATCTCCTAATAATGGGTTAAACCTATCGACGGCTTGCAATTCATACATTGAGCTCTTAAATCATCTTAAGCTAGACAAGGTTCATGTAATTGGAATTTCTGCAGGTGGACCTAGCGCGATTTATTTCACTTCTAAATACCAAGAGCGTGTAAAAAGTCTTACGTTACAATCTGCTGTATCTAAAGAATGGCTTACACCTAAAGATAAAGAATATAAAGCAGCCCAAATGCTCTTCCACCCTTCACTGGAGAAATATACATGGAAGTTACTCAGCTCTATGATTAACATATTCCCCAAATTTATCTTTAAACAGATGGCTCCTTCTTTTAGTAAATTGTCATATGCTGAATTAAAAAGCCATATTAGTGATGAAGATATCAATAAGTTTAAGGAAATGATAGAACGCCAACGCTCAGGACAGGGTTTTTTTATAGATTTATCGCAGACAGGTAATATCACTCTTTCAGATTTGCAATCAATTAAATGCCCGACTCTTATTCTGCATAGCCAAAATGATCGGGCTGTTTCAATCGAGCATGCGTATAATGCACATAATAATATTTCAAATTCCAAACTTTGTATCCTTAATACATGGGGACACCTAATATGGCTTGGACAAGGAGTAGAGGAAATGAATATAGAGCTATTCGCTTTTCTTCATACTAATAATTAA
- a CDS encoding DUF6933 domain-containing protein, translated as MNIAESERILEVRKSYAKSVRELQRSENMLALRFTQKLLKDMKVAPVELGDVNSLFSWHANILQLRRKHILFVNDLSRLCLIIDGIRSSQLDKLQEKFKSELKEYLLKEGIRKHVIEQYFFEAGEISIGKTNNKSVLGTMNEVSFYSIDTDFNNTFELSAWLNSMIYKPIDYKEPINVFKKALQEQYL; from the coding sequence GTGAATATAGCAGAATCTGAAAGGATTCTCGAAGTTCGTAAAAGTTATGCAAAATCAGTGCGAGAATTACAAAGGAGTGAAAATATGTTAGCACTTAGATTCACCCAAAAACTATTAAAAGACATGAAAGTAGCACCGGTTGAATTGGGAGATGTTAATTCACTATTTAGTTGGCATGCGAATATATTGCAACTTAGAAGAAAACACATTTTGTTTGTTAATGACTTGAGCCGATTATGTTTAATTATTGATGGGATAAGAAGTTCCCAACTAGACAAATTACAAGAGAAGTTTAAGTCAGAACTCAAGGAATATTTGTTAAAGGAGGGAATTAGGAAACACGTAATCGAACAATACTTTTTTGAGGCAGGAGAAATTAGTATAGGAAAAACAAACAATAAGAGCGTTCTCGGAACTATGAATGAAGTTTCTTTCTATAGTATAGATACTGATTTTAATAACACTTTTGAGCTCAGTGCCTGGTTAAATTCAATGATCTATAAACCAATTGATTACAAAGAGCCTATTAATGTCTTTAAGAAAGCTTTACAAGAACAGTATTTATAA
- a CDS encoding DUF4179 domain-containing protein — MERIEKNLKDQMKASNTVSYPDFDRMWSSIQQNELKVVGSESIPLRPRKRKQTAIVVGISVALMATPVYAALTYDWSSLLSYRAGIQSALEQGLGQTIEQSVTNNDITLTLHTAFTDENRTFLLYSLDPGSSWDGKQVSFDHIGLKDHQGNPIDGYYSHQWNAELGVFQGYFETEWVVDGSITDVEFTMENIRFTGDGKQIINFDPHNPKTQVFQIQKDGIGSVTLQSFDQSGDKVLLKSAVTFTDPELQHRSWVRIQAMNDKNEPIIEAGTPISGTPGDSGEYLSQQIFKSDQLREKGTQFQLGYDRTLGTANGTWSVNMALSKKQLESGSFKEELNIPLDQVPGGTEIHEMIVTPTQVRLILTHEEKYTTVPYMKYQLDVGGTLLNGGIWYVPDQSDKTELRFEMTGLDAASLTNKPVSLIAKHRVDEHAGDKNPIRLTGISGKHQSLTTNIAGYPITWTYYMKENNLYVESLSSDPRFGGVNQTYYFDGKEPNYGKSAMISLLGNGDNREMDVYEKFDKSELEIYIMNYTTEKPEDELRVQLKNGK; from the coding sequence ATGGAACGTATTGAAAAGAATCTGAAAGACCAGATGAAGGCTTCGAATACAGTGTCTTATCCTGATTTTGACCGGATGTGGAGCAGTATCCAGCAGAATGAGCTGAAGGTCGTAGGCAGTGAATCGATACCGCTTCGCCCTCGAAAACGAAAACAAACAGCGATTGTCGTTGGAATATCCGTTGCTCTGATGGCTACACCAGTCTATGCAGCATTAACTTATGATTGGTCCAGTCTCCTTTCGTATAGAGCTGGTATTCAGTCCGCCCTAGAACAAGGTCTTGGCCAAACGATTGAGCAATCAGTTACGAACAACGACATCACATTGACCCTGCATACGGCTTTTACGGATGAGAATCGGACCTTTCTGCTCTATAGCCTGGATCCCGGCTCGTCATGGGATGGAAAACAAGTGAGCTTTGATCACATTGGGCTTAAAGATCATCAGGGAAATCCAATTGATGGATATTATTCCCATCAGTGGAATGCGGAGCTTGGTGTATTCCAAGGCTATTTTGAGACGGAGTGGGTCGTGGATGGCAGCATTACCGACGTTGAGTTTACGATGGAGAATATTCGTTTCACCGGTGATGGGAAGCAGATCATCAACTTCGACCCTCATAACCCTAAAACGCAAGTCTTCCAGATTCAGAAGGATGGTATAGGCAGTGTGACACTGCAGTCTTTTGATCAGTCCGGGGACAAGGTGCTGTTGAAATCGGCCGTTACGTTTACTGATCCTGAGCTCCAACACAGAAGCTGGGTACGGATTCAAGCCATGAATGACAAAAATGAGCCTATTATAGAAGCGGGAACTCCTATTTCTGGAACGCCGGGAGATTCCGGAGAATACTTGAGCCAACAAATATTTAAGTCTGATCAATTACGGGAAAAAGGCACTCAGTTCCAGCTTGGTTATGATCGTACGTTGGGAACAGCCAATGGGACATGGAGCGTAAATATGGCTCTTTCCAAGAAACAATTGGAGAGTGGATCATTTAAGGAAGAATTGAATATCCCTCTGGACCAGGTCCCTGGCGGAACGGAGATCCATGAAATGATTGTCACCCCGACCCAGGTCCGCTTGATTTTGACGCATGAAGAGAAATACACAACGGTTCCGTATATGAAGTATCAGCTGGATGTAGGCGGTACATTGCTAAACGGAGGTATATGGTATGTACCGGACCAATCCGACAAGACGGAGCTGCGTTTTGAAATGACCGGGCTGGACGCAGCCTCCCTGACCAATAAACCCGTTTCCTTGATCGCGAAACACCGCGTCGATGAGCATGCTGGGGACAAGAATCCGATTAGGCTAACCGGCATATCGGGTAAACATCAAAGCCTAACCACCAACATTGCGGGATATCCAATCACATGGACATACTACATGAAGGAGAATAACCTTTATGTGGAGTCCTTGAGCTCCGACCCGAGGTTTGGCGGAGTAAATCAAACCTATTATTTTGACGGCAAGGAGCCGAATTACGGGAAATCAGCTATGATAAGTTTGCTAGGGAATGGAGACAATAGGGAAATGGACGTGTATGAGAAGTTCGACAAGTCAGAGCTTGAGATCTATATTATGAATTATACAACCGAGAAACCGGAAGATGAGCTGCGCGTTCAGCTTAAGAATGGAAAGTAA
- a CDS encoding phosphotransferase, with the protein MLDLIKELMTYYFNEEIDNIESVPFGLTNYSQVLTINNKKYIARIYDNHSKNLEKLKFEIELTTFLEQQDLSFKLPGFLIAKTEDRFVELSNGQFGSVMHFIEGEVPDLTRISDIKEYGKTVGEISAAFKKFKSDTLIRDIKFYNIYNLHSLSNERAVSHFIDQPPFDIDHNQLSILKNTFQAVQRNESIIDALPKQIIHHDILIFNLLIDSKTRKMNGVLDFDFASHDVCALELAICINHLLQFDDGSLLNLELFLDEYSQHMTLTDEEIKWIPFLMQMYYVSLICIYIGQYYSGREIDNYFRFILNQLVIRTQWIEQNEYELIETLRLRLN; encoded by the coding sequence ATGTTGGATTTAATTAAAGAACTGATGACATATTATTTTAATGAAGAAATTGATAACATCGAATCAGTACCATTCGGCCTAACTAATTACTCTCAAGTTTTAACCATTAACAATAAGAAATATATTGCAAGAATATATGACAACCACTCAAAAAATCTTGAGAAATTAAAATTCGAAATAGAATTAACGACTTTCCTTGAGCAACAGGATCTTTCATTCAAGCTCCCTGGATTTTTAATTGCCAAGACAGAGGATCGATTTGTCGAGCTATCAAATGGTCAATTTGGTTCAGTGATGCATTTTATTGAAGGAGAAGTTCCTGACTTAACACGGATATCAGATATTAAGGAGTATGGAAAAACCGTTGGTGAAATATCGGCTGCATTTAAGAAATTTAAAAGTGATACCCTAATACGCGATATAAAATTCTATAACATATATAATCTTCATTCACTGTCTAATGAAAGAGCTGTAAGCCATTTTATTGATCAGCCACCTTTTGATATTGATCATAACCAATTGTCTATTTTAAAAAATACTTTTCAAGCCGTTCAAAGAAATGAATCTATTATTGACGCCTTACCTAAGCAAATTATTCATCATGATATATTAATTTTTAATTTGCTTATTGATAGCAAAACAAGGAAGATGAATGGAGTGTTAGACTTTGACTTTGCTTCACATGATGTTTGTGCATTAGAATTAGCTATTTGTATTAACCATCTTCTTCAATTTGATGATGGTTCACTTTTAAATCTAGAATTATTTTTGGATGAGTATTCTCAACATATGACATTAACAGATGAAGAAATTAAATGGATTCCCTTTTTGATGCAGATGTACTATGTATCATTGATATGTATTTACATAGGTCAGTATTATTCAGGGCGAGAGATAGATAATTATTTTCGATTTATTCTTAATCAACTAGTTATTAGAACACAATGGATAGAACAGAACGAATATGAACTTATTGAAACGTTAAGGTTAAGGCTCAATTGA
- a CDS encoding RNA polymerase sigma factor, with the protein MSRTLESSSDLTGYESRLISLDFTKHVEIRFDISSAVKTLGPLDNQIILLRFFVDCTIAEISEIVGMREIAVKNRLYRTLDKLKVELKETYLTSFREMWRELIRSINMFRPQK; encoded by the coding sequence ATATCCCGTACCCTGGAAAGTTCCTCGGATCTTACGGGTTATGAATCACGGCTGATTTCTCTTGATTTTACGAAGCATGTTGAAATTCGATTTGACATCAGTTCCGCTGTGAAAACATTAGGTCCTTTGGACAATCAGATCATTTTATTACGTTTTTTCGTCGACTGCACCATTGCAGAAATTTCTGAAATTGTAGGTATGCGTGAAATCGCCGTGAAGAACCGGCTATATCGAACATTAGACAAATTAAAAGTTGAATTAAAAGAGACCTATTTAACGAGCTTCAGAGAAATGTGGAGAGAATTAATACGAAGTATAAACATGTTCCGTCCACAAAAATAA
- a CDS encoding DUF6773 family protein encodes MKWFNRNRVEDERIVNMKNKIYKEVYILIMSICTISVVVKSFMLSDWKSSLLELVIVIAGGLYFGIRSVLLGIYSDEIEVHDSRSKVSFNIQNTLWGIGIGGFLALFFGIRSAVLYGDGTWTTGLWYFFLVTLVSLVINIPLFAGGMLIVHQLANRTSQKISQKDQFDS; translated from the coding sequence ATGAAATGGTTCAATAGAAACAGAGTTGAAGACGAGCGCATCGTCAATATGAAGAACAAGATTTACAAAGAGGTTTACATACTGATCATGAGCATCTGTACAATATCAGTTGTCGTGAAAAGTTTTATGCTAAGCGACTGGAAATCTTCTCTGCTAGAATTGGTCATTGTTATAGCGGGGGGACTGTATTTTGGCATCCGGAGCGTGTTACTGGGCATTTATTCAGACGAGATTGAGGTACATGACAGCAGAAGTAAGGTCTCTTTTAACATTCAAAATACACTCTGGGGTATAGGAATCGGTGGCTTTTTGGCATTGTTTTTCGGTATTCGAAGTGCGGTCTTGTATGGAGATGGTACTTGGACAACGGGATTATGGTATTTCTTCCTTGTCACTCTTGTATCGCTGGTAATCAATATTCCGCTCTTTGCTGGAGGTATGTTGATTGTTCACCAACTCGCCAACAGAACGAGTCAGAAGATATCTCAGAAAGACCAGTTCGATTCTTAA